In the genome of Burkholderia diffusa, one region contains:
- a CDS encoding 3-oxoacid CoA-transferase subunit A: MVNKIFESLQSAVADVHDGATIMIGGFGTAGMPSELIDALIEQGARGLTIVNNNAGNGETGLAALLKAKRVRKIICSFPRQSDSQVFDALYRAGEIELELVPQGNLAERIRAAGAGIGGFFTPTGFGTKLAEGKETRVIDGKSYVFETPIHADFALVKAYKGDRWGNLVYRKTARNFGPIMASAAKVAIVQVSEVVPLGGLNPEHIVTPGIFVQRVVEVPQAAHAAELAAERASQAA; this comes from the coding sequence ATGGTCAACAAGATTTTCGAATCGCTTCAATCGGCGGTCGCGGACGTCCACGACGGCGCGACCATCATGATCGGCGGTTTCGGCACGGCGGGCATGCCGTCCGAGCTGATCGACGCGCTGATCGAGCAGGGCGCGCGCGGCCTGACGATCGTGAACAACAACGCGGGCAACGGCGAGACGGGTCTTGCGGCGCTGCTCAAGGCGAAGCGGGTGCGCAAGATCATCTGCTCGTTCCCGCGCCAGAGCGACTCACAGGTGTTCGACGCGCTGTACCGCGCGGGCGAGATCGAACTGGAGCTCGTTCCGCAGGGCAACCTCGCGGAGCGGATCCGCGCGGCGGGCGCCGGCATCGGCGGCTTCTTCACGCCGACCGGCTTCGGCACGAAGCTCGCGGAAGGCAAGGAAACGCGGGTGATCGACGGCAAATCGTATGTGTTCGAGACGCCGATCCACGCCGATTTCGCGCTGGTGAAGGCGTACAAGGGCGATCGCTGGGGCAATCTCGTGTATCGCAAGACGGCGCGCAACTTCGGCCCCATCATGGCCAGCGCCGCGAAGGTCGCGATCGTGCAGGTGTCGGAAGTCGTGCCGCTCGGTGGGCTGAACCCGGAACACATCGTGACGCCGGGCATTTTCGTGCAGCGCGTCGTCGAGGTGCCGCAGGCCGCGCATGCGGCCGAGCTGGCCGCGGAACGGGCATCGCAAGCCGCCTGA
- a CDS encoding CoA transferase subunit B: MKRLTRDEMAKRVAQDIPEGAYVNLGIGVPTLVANHLDPSKEIFLHSENGLLGMGPAPAPGEEDDELINAGKQHVTLLTGGAYFHHSDSFAMMRGGHLDYCVLGAFQVSANGDLANWHTGAPDAIPAVGGAMDLAIGAKQVFVMMEHLTKQGESKIVAQCSYPVTGVQCVSRIYTDLAVLDVTADGLAVSEIFTDLSFDELQKLTGVPLIDATRKAAA; the protein is encoded by the coding sequence ATGAAACGACTGACCCGCGATGAAATGGCCAAGCGCGTCGCCCAGGACATTCCCGAAGGCGCGTACGTGAACCTCGGCATCGGCGTGCCGACGCTGGTGGCGAACCACCTCGACCCGAGCAAGGAGATCTTCCTGCACAGCGAGAACGGCCTGCTCGGCATGGGCCCGGCACCGGCGCCCGGCGAGGAGGACGACGAGCTGATCAACGCCGGCAAGCAGCATGTGACGCTGCTCACCGGCGGCGCGTATTTCCACCACTCGGATTCGTTCGCGATGATGCGCGGCGGCCACCTCGACTACTGCGTGCTCGGTGCGTTCCAGGTGTCGGCGAACGGCGACCTCGCGAACTGGCATACGGGCGCGCCCGATGCGATCCCGGCCGTCGGCGGCGCGATGGACCTCGCGATCGGCGCGAAGCAGGTGTTCGTGATGATGGAACACCTGACGAAGCAGGGCGAGAGCAAGATCGTCGCGCAGTGCTCGTATCCGGTCACCGGCGTGCAGTGCGTGAGCCGCATCTACACCGATCTCGCGGTGCTCGACGTGACGGCGGACGGCCTCGCGGTGAGCGAGATCTTCACCGACCTGTCGTTCGACGAATTGCAGAAGCTGACCGGCGTGCCGCTGATCGACGCGACGCGCAAGGCCGCGGCCTGA
- a CDS encoding 3-carboxy-cis,cis-muconate cycloisomerase: protein MLEDSARLTSLICGTEPLNRIWSPRATIQRMLDVEAALARALAARQVIPAAAVAPIERACDAARLDADALAHGAALGGNLAIPLVKQLTAQVKADDPEAAKFVHWGATSQDIIDTATVLQLRDTLDVLEPLLDEACTSLAALARTHRATPMIGRTWLQQALPITLGLKFAQWLDALLRHRARFAELRARVLVLQFGGAAGTLASLRDQAAGVSAALAADLKLALPAVPWHTQRDRIAEAASCFGMLTGTLGKIARDVSLQMQTEVGELGEPAAAGKGGSSTMPHKRNPVGCAAVLTAAVRAPNLVATVFAGMVQEHERALGGWQAEWDALPDLARLTGGALAQIAQIVAGLDVNTERLAANLDVTHGLILGEAVMLALGDRIGRLDAHHVVEQASKEAVRTGATLFDVLAADANVSAHLSRDALARLLDPAHYVGEAQAYVDAVLALHAGTTQPGEH from the coding sequence ATGCTCGAAGACAGCGCCCGCCTGACCTCCCTCATCTGCGGCACCGAGCCGCTCAACCGGATCTGGTCGCCCCGCGCGACGATCCAGCGGATGCTCGACGTCGAAGCCGCGCTCGCACGTGCGCTCGCCGCGCGGCAGGTGATTCCCGCCGCCGCGGTCGCGCCGATCGAACGCGCGTGTGACGCCGCCCGGCTCGACGCCGATGCGCTCGCGCACGGCGCGGCGCTCGGCGGCAATCTCGCGATTCCGCTCGTCAAGCAGCTCACCGCCCAGGTGAAGGCCGACGACCCCGAGGCCGCGAAGTTCGTGCACTGGGGCGCGACGAGCCAGGACATCATCGATACCGCGACCGTGCTGCAGTTGCGCGACACGCTCGACGTGCTCGAGCCGCTGCTCGACGAAGCGTGCACGTCGCTCGCGGCGCTCGCGCGCACGCATCGCGCGACGCCGATGATCGGCCGCACGTGGCTGCAGCAGGCGCTGCCGATCACGCTCGGCCTGAAATTCGCGCAATGGCTCGATGCGCTGCTGCGCCATCGCGCGCGCTTCGCCGAATTGCGCGCGCGCGTGCTGGTGCTGCAGTTCGGCGGCGCCGCCGGCACGCTGGCGAGCCTGCGCGACCAGGCGGCCGGCGTGAGCGCCGCGCTCGCGGCCGACCTGAAGCTCGCCCTGCCGGCCGTGCCGTGGCATACGCAGCGCGACCGCATCGCGGAAGCCGCGTCGTGCTTCGGAATGCTGACCGGCACGCTCGGCAAGATCGCGCGCGACGTGTCGCTGCAGATGCAGACCGAAGTCGGCGAGCTCGGCGAACCGGCGGCTGCCGGCAAGGGCGGCTCGTCGACGATGCCGCACAAGCGCAACCCCGTCGGCTGCGCGGCCGTGCTGACCGCCGCGGTGCGCGCGCCGAACCTTGTCGCGACCGTGTTTGCCGGGATGGTCCAGGAGCACGAGCGCGCGCTCGGCGGCTGGCAGGCCGAATGGGATGCGCTGCCCGACCTCGCGCGCCTGACCGGCGGCGCGCTCGCGCAGATCGCGCAGATCGTCGCCGGCCTCGACGTGAACACCGAACGCCTTGCCGCGAACCTCGATGTGACGCACGGGCTGATCCTCGGCGAAGCCGTGATGCTCGCGCTGGGCGACCGGATCGGGCGCCTCGATGCGCATCATGTCGTCGAGCAGGCGTCGAAGGAAGCCGTGCGCACCGGCGCGACGTTGTTCGACGTGCTCGCCGCCGATGCGAACGTATCCGCCCACCTGTCGCGCGACGCGCTCGCGCGGCTGCTCGATCCCGCACATTATGTCGGCGAGGCGCAGGCCTACGTCGACGCGGTGCTCGCGCTGCACGCGGGCACGACACAACCAGGAGAACACTGA
- the pcaD gene encoding 3-oxoadipate enol-lactonase yields the protein MPFATVNGVKLHYRIDRAARDDAPWLVFSNSLGADLQMWAPQIRPLAQHFNILRYDTRGHGHSEAPAGSYTIDQLAGDVIGLLDHVGIDRAHFCGISMGGLTGAALAARYPSRIVRAVLSNTAAKIGSPEVWAPRAQKARAEGMAALADAVLPRWFTDTFVDREPRLFDAIRDTFVHTDKDGYAANCDALNAADLREEVKGIALPVLVVTGAKDMSTPADQGRALAAAIPGARHVEFDAAHISNIECTDGFNRALLDFLTA from the coding sequence ATGCCTTTCGCCACTGTCAACGGCGTGAAACTGCATTACCGGATCGACCGTGCCGCACGCGACGACGCGCCGTGGCTCGTCTTCTCGAACTCGCTCGGCGCCGACCTGCAGATGTGGGCGCCGCAGATTCGTCCGCTCGCGCAGCATTTCAACATCCTGCGCTACGACACGCGCGGCCATGGCCATTCCGAAGCGCCGGCCGGTTCGTACACGATCGACCAGCTCGCGGGCGACGTGATCGGCCTGCTCGACCACGTCGGCATCGACCGCGCGCACTTCTGCGGGATTTCGATGGGTGGACTGACCGGTGCCGCGCTCGCCGCGCGCTACCCGTCGCGCATCGTGCGTGCCGTGCTGTCGAACACCGCCGCTAAGATCGGCTCGCCGGAAGTGTGGGCGCCGCGGGCGCAGAAGGCTCGTGCGGAAGGGATGGCCGCGCTGGCCGACGCCGTGCTGCCGCGCTGGTTCACGGACACGTTCGTCGATCGCGAGCCGCGTTTGTTCGACGCGATCCGCGACACCTTCGTGCATACCGACAAGGACGGCTACGCGGCGAACTGCGACGCGCTGAACGCGGCCGACCTGCGCGAGGAAGTGAAGGGCATCGCGCTGCCGGTGCTCGTCGTGACCGGCGCGAAGGACATGTCGACGCCGGCCGACCAGGGCCGTGCGCTGGCCGCCGCGATTCCCGGCGCGCGTCACGTCGAATTCGACGCCGCGCACATTTCGAACATCGAGTGCACCGACGGCTTCAACCGCGCGCTGCTCGACTTCCTGACCGCATGA
- the pcaC gene encoding 4-carboxymuconolactone decarboxylase, with protein MDDQQRYEAGMKVRRAVLGDAHVDRSIQNRTEVTDEFQNLITRYAWGEIWTRDGLPRHTRSLLTIAMMVALNRGEELALHLRAARNNGVTRDEIKEVLLQTAIYCGVPAANSAFHLADKIFKEQDGAA; from the coding sequence ATGGACGACCAGCAACGTTACGAAGCGGGGATGAAGGTGCGCCGCGCGGTGCTCGGCGACGCGCACGTCGACCGTTCGATCCAGAATCGCACCGAAGTGACCGACGAATTCCAGAACCTGATCACGCGCTACGCGTGGGGCGAGATCTGGACGCGCGACGGGCTGCCGCGCCATACGCGCAGCCTGCTGACCATCGCGATGATGGTCGCGCTGAACCGCGGCGAGGAACTCGCGCTGCATCTGCGCGCCGCGCGCAACAACGGCGTGACGCGCGACGAGATCAAGGAAGTGCTGCTGCAGACCGCGATCTACTGCGGCGTGCCGGCTGCGAACTCCGCGTTCCATCTCGCGGACAAGATCTTCAAGGAACAGGATGGGGCCGCCTAG
- a CDS encoding MFS transporter encodes MNRAPVVDVQTFINEQPFGGFQWLVFLMCFVIVLLDGFDTAAIGFIAPSLLGEWNLTKPDLAPVLSAALFGLACGALVSGPLSDRLGRRSLLLGSVFLFGVACFVSAFSTTIGHLTVLRFVTGVGLGAAMPNAVTMMGEFCPDKRRATVINLMFCGFPLGAAFGGFLAAWMIPHFGWRSVLMLGGVTPLLLGVLLLMKMPESVRFMVAQGQSIDRIRATLSRISRDALNAGSFAMTESAPHTGSKGIGVVVSRSYIVGSVMLWLAYFMGLVIFYASINWMPILLKDAGLTPKSATLISALFPLGGVGAVLCGVLMDRFNANRVIAVCYALTAFSVYAIGQAAGNVGLLVLVVFIAGVLMNTAQSSMPALAAAFYPTEGRGTGVAWMLGVGRFGGIAGSFLVAELTRRHFSFAGVFATIAVAGLLACLALLIKQMARPHGAAQPGGKIQSLGH; translated from the coding sequence ATGAATCGCGCACCCGTGGTCGATGTCCAGACCTTCATCAACGAGCAGCCGTTCGGCGGCTTCCAGTGGCTCGTATTCCTGATGTGTTTCGTGATCGTGCTGCTCGACGGCTTCGATACCGCCGCGATCGGCTTCATCGCGCCGTCGCTGCTCGGCGAATGGAACCTCACCAAACCCGATCTCGCACCCGTGCTGAGTGCCGCGCTGTTCGGCCTTGCATGCGGTGCGCTCGTGTCGGGCCCGCTGTCCGATCGCCTGGGGCGCCGCTCGCTGCTGCTCGGTTCGGTGTTCCTGTTCGGCGTCGCATGTTTCGTTTCCGCATTCTCGACGACCATCGGGCATCTGACGGTGCTGCGCTTCGTCACCGGTGTCGGCCTCGGCGCGGCGATGCCGAACGCGGTCACGATGATGGGCGAGTTCTGCCCGGACAAGCGCCGCGCGACCGTGATTAATCTGATGTTCTGCGGTTTCCCGCTCGGCGCTGCGTTCGGCGGCTTTCTCGCCGCGTGGATGATCCCGCATTTCGGCTGGCGCAGCGTGCTGATGCTCGGCGGTGTGACGCCGTTGCTGCTCGGCGTGCTGCTGCTGATGAAGATGCCCGAATCGGTGCGTTTCATGGTCGCGCAAGGCCAGAGCATCGACCGGATCCGCGCGACGCTTTCGCGGATCTCTCGCGATGCGCTGAACGCCGGCTCGTTCGCGATGACCGAATCGGCGCCGCACACGGGCAGCAAGGGGATCGGCGTCGTGGTGTCGCGCTCGTACATCGTCGGCTCGGTGATGCTGTGGCTCGCGTACTTCATGGGCCTCGTGATCTTCTACGCGTCGATCAACTGGATGCCGATCCTGCTGAAGGACGCGGGCCTCACGCCGAAGAGCGCGACGCTGATTTCCGCGCTGTTCCCGCTCGGCGGCGTCGGCGCGGTGCTGTGCGGCGTGCTGATGGACCGCTTCAACGCGAACCGCGTGATCGCCGTGTGCTATGCGCTGACCGCGTTCAGCGTGTATGCGATCGGCCAGGCGGCCGGGAACGTCGGGTTGCTCGTGCTGGTCGTGTTCATCGCCGGCGTGCTGATGAACACCGCGCAATCGTCGATGCCGGCGCTTGCCGCCGCGTTCTATCCGACCGAAGGGCGTGGCACGGGCGTGGCGTGGATGCTCGGTGTCGGCCGCTTCGGCGGGATCGCCGGGTCGTTCCTCGTTGCCGAACTGACGCGCCGCCACTTCTCGTTCGCGGGCGTGTTCGCGACGATCGCCGTCGCGGGCTTGCTTGCGTGTCTTGCGTTGCTGATCAAGCAGATGGCGCGGCCGCACGGTGCCGCGCAGCCGGGCGGCAAGATCCAGTCGCTCGGGCATTGA
- a CDS encoding LysE family translocator, which yields MDFLTLSALPAGMLFALVTSITPGPNNTMLLASGVNFGFRRTMPHLFGISIGVAVLMLCVGFGLGEAFRRVPVLYTILEVASVAYLLYLAWRIGTSGEVKAQGAKPRPMTFLEAAAFQWVNPKAWMMVLTAATTIRLSADYGMNAAWMAVVFILIGFPCISLWAACGQGLRRFLSNRRALRIFNVTMAVLLILSLYPLVVHLLPQ from the coding sequence ATGGACTTCCTCACCCTCAGCGCATTGCCCGCCGGCATGCTGTTCGCGCTCGTCACGTCGATCACCCCTGGCCCGAACAACACGATGCTGCTCGCTTCCGGCGTCAATTTCGGGTTCCGCCGCACGATGCCGCACCTGTTCGGCATCAGCATCGGCGTCGCGGTCCTGATGCTGTGTGTCGGCTTCGGCCTCGGCGAGGCGTTCCGGCGCGTGCCGGTCCTGTATACGATCCTCGAAGTCGCGAGCGTCGCGTATCTGCTGTACCTCGCATGGCGCATCGGCACGTCCGGCGAAGTGAAGGCGCAAGGCGCCAAGCCGCGGCCGATGACGTTCCTCGAAGCCGCCGCGTTCCAGTGGGTCAATCCGAAGGCATGGATGATGGTGCTGACCGCCGCGACGACGATCCGCCTGTCCGCCGACTACGGAATGAACGCCGCGTGGATGGCCGTCGTGTTCATCCTGATCGGCTTTCCGTGCATCAGCCTGTGGGCCGCGTGCGGCCAAGGTCTGCGCCGCTTCCTGTCGAACCGCCGCGCGCTGCGCATCTTCAACGTGACGATGGCCGTGCTGCTGATCCTGTCGCTATACCCGCTCGTCGTGCATCTGCTCCCGCAGTAA
- a CDS encoding MFS transporter — protein MSNFSLILVVSMLSAFGLIASDVYLPAMPSMAHEFSIGAWQMPQTVSAYLIALACAQLFYGPLSDRWGRKPVLTVGILLYIFGSIGCASAGGFASFLGWRMLEALGAASGLVIGRAIIADTCDKKESAKVYSIVYPLVSLSPAIAPAIGGYLAAWFGRRSDFIFVAGFGAVALALVQLLLKETRPPVAPGQHRTVALAGFSDVLGDRVFIRYTLVVCAIYCAWFVYLTQSPFIFSGLALRNSKAAGFICRLLPASFPPT, from the coding sequence ATGTCCAACTTCTCACTCATACTCGTCGTATCAATGTTGAGCGCCTTTGGCCTGATCGCGTCCGACGTCTATCTGCCCGCCATGCCGTCGATGGCCCATGAGTTCTCAATCGGCGCATGGCAGATGCCGCAGACGGTATCGGCCTACCTGATCGCGCTCGCCTGCGCCCAACTGTTCTATGGCCCCCTCTCCGATCGATGGGGCCGCAAACCCGTGCTGACGGTCGGAATCCTTCTGTACATTTTTGGCTCGATCGGCTGCGCAAGTGCCGGCGGCTTCGCAAGCTTTCTCGGCTGGCGCATGCTTGAGGCGCTCGGTGCAGCTTCCGGTCTCGTCATCGGCCGCGCAATCATCGCCGACACCTGCGATAAGAAGGAATCCGCAAAGGTCTACAGCATCGTATATCCGCTCGTCTCGCTGTCTCCAGCGATCGCCCCCGCGATCGGCGGATATCTGGCCGCCTGGTTCGGGCGGCGAAGCGATTTCATTTTCGTCGCCGGGTTTGGCGCAGTCGCGCTCGCGCTGGTACAGCTTCTTCTGAAAGAAACGCGGCCGCCCGTCGCGCCGGGGCAGCATCGCACAGTTGCGCTGGCCGGTTTTTCCGACGTGCTCGGAGATCGCGTGTTCATCCGATATACGCTCGTCGTGTGCGCAATCTATTGCGCGTGGTTCGTGTACCTGACGCAATCGCCCTTCATCTTTTCGGGCCTCGCCCTTCGGAACAGCAAAGCGGCTGGCTTTATCTGCCGCTTACTGCCGGCATCATTTCCGCCAACATGA
- a CDS encoding LysR family transcriptional regulator, with protein MNWDDARVFLAVHRVGTLREAAVVLDVDQATVGRRLTALEKALGAKLFLKTPSGYVVTQIGEHSLLAAEAMERAACEFERRAHGSDDRLEGEVRVTTTDSLAMDFVVPAIRALRRKYPGIHVVLTTSVQVLNLTRRAADLAIRTVMPENPDLVRRKLAEWEVGLFASREYLDARGAPAIGSAFEGHDLVVYQPSITSNQGHSLCGESMERGRVVAQVSSSLMLATAIRSGIGIGELPAYMAQEDDSLVRIWPDRTRTAPYQVWLVSHTDLNRTARVRAVTDEIAASFDRYR; from the coding sequence ATGAATTGGGACGATGCACGCGTCTTTTTGGCAGTTCATCGTGTCGGGACGCTGCGCGAGGCTGCAGTCGTTCTCGATGTCGATCAGGCAACCGTGGGGCGGCGACTGACGGCACTGGAGAAGGCGCTGGGTGCGAAGCTGTTTCTCAAGACGCCGTCCGGCTATGTCGTAACGCAGATCGGCGAGCATTCGTTGCTGGCTGCAGAAGCGATGGAGCGAGCGGCGTGCGAGTTCGAGCGTCGCGCACATGGCTCGGACGATCGCCTCGAAGGCGAGGTTCGGGTGACGACAACCGATTCCCTGGCGATGGATTTTGTCGTTCCCGCGATCCGCGCGTTACGCCGGAAATACCCCGGCATACACGTGGTCCTGACAACTTCCGTGCAGGTGCTCAACCTGACGCGACGTGCCGCGGATCTCGCGATTCGAACCGTGATGCCGGAAAATCCCGATCTCGTACGCCGGAAGCTGGCCGAATGGGAAGTCGGCTTGTTCGCGAGTCGCGAGTACCTGGATGCGCGTGGCGCCCCCGCGATTGGATCCGCTTTCGAAGGTCATGATCTCGTTGTCTACCAACCTTCCATCACGTCGAACCAGGGGCACTCACTGTGCGGCGAGTCGATGGAACGAGGGCGCGTGGTAGCGCAAGTGAGTTCGAGCCTGATGCTGGCGACGGCGATCCGGTCCGGTATCGGAATCGGCGAGCTCCCGGCATATATGGCGCAGGAGGACGATTCGCTCGTGCGAATCTGGCCTGACAGGACTCGAACCGCGCCGTATCAGGTCTGGCTTGTTTCGCATACTGACCTGAACCGGACGGCGCGCGTTCGGGCGGTCACCGACGAGATAGCGGCTTCGTTCGACCGCTATCGATAG
- a CDS encoding DUF2059 domain-containing protein, translating into MKNIVVLMMTAFIASFFFGSPAYAQFRGFDDWNRSGDRRALCRQSIKLAGVEDDMDQRIREIVRNSYDAIQRRPGMRSSTDANVYSEVLDETLNNAKYPILRQLLESCARNFTISELRGINDFYMSPAGQAWLRKGRGSIMPEMERAISNIQPRINEIVELRYRERIMN; encoded by the coding sequence ATGAAAAATATCGTCGTCCTTATGATGACAGCGTTCATCGCGTCTTTCTTTTTTGGCTCTCCGGCCTACGCCCAGTTTCGCGGGTTCGACGACTGGAATCGATCCGGCGACAGGCGTGCCTTGTGCCGCCAATCAATCAAATTGGCAGGTGTAGAAGATGATATGGACCAACGTATCCGAGAAATTGTCAGAAACTCGTATGATGCCATCCAGCGCAGACCAGGAATGAGAAGTTCGACGGATGCCAATGTCTACAGCGAAGTGCTCGACGAAACGCTCAATAATGCTAAATATCCCATACTCAGACAGCTTCTGGAGAGTTGCGCAAGGAACTTCACCATCAGCGAGCTACGCGGCATCAACGATTTCTACATGAGCCCGGCGGGACAAGCATGGCTCCGAAAAGGTCGCGGTTCGATCATGCCGGAGATGGAACGAGCCATTTCCAACATTCAACCTCGTATCAACGAGATCGTTGAACTTCGGTACCGAGAACGCATCATGAACTGA
- a CDS encoding DUF6726 family protein: protein MKKLLTLIPLIAVLSGCGAVAAPCRVASAGLKVIPVVGHFAAAPTDTCADVID, encoded by the coding sequence ATGAAGAAACTGCTTACCCTTATTCCGCTGATCGCGGTCCTTTCCGGATGCGGGGCGGTCGCCGCACCGTGTCGTGTCGCGTCTGCGGGCCTCAAGGTCATTCCGGTGGTTGGACACTTCGCAGCGGCGCCGACGGATACCTGCGCCGACGTAATCGATTGA
- a CDS encoding PqiC family protein, whose product MIGHSNLASTALGWTLGASILTGCASPEPRYYTLEQVSAGRAAVEQCAAPATGIGSRWIEVAPVAVPERLNRTNLILNQRNGTFKLLEQDRWLAPLPDELRDALSQRLQSSLGAVDIYQRNPSGVKPQYRVTAAVVSMDAELGIRAGAVINWTVQRVSDGQLTAGRTQAEWPAPGELGSLVLAYQQIVTQAAADIAMAVCALKS is encoded by the coding sequence ATGATCGGACACTCGAACCTCGCGTCGACAGCCCTCGGCTGGACGCTCGGCGCGTCCATATTGACCGGCTGCGCGTCCCCTGAGCCGCGCTATTACACGTTGGAGCAGGTATCGGCGGGCCGTGCGGCAGTCGAGCAGTGCGCCGCGCCGGCCACCGGCATCGGCTCGCGATGGATCGAGGTAGCCCCCGTAGCCGTTCCCGAACGCCTCAATCGGACCAATCTGATTCTGAATCAGCGCAACGGCACCTTCAAGCTGCTGGAACAGGATCGCTGGCTGGCGCCGCTGCCCGACGAGTTGCGCGATGCGTTGTCGCAACGGCTGCAGTCGAGTCTCGGCGCCGTCGATATCTACCAGCGAAACCCCTCCGGAGTGAAACCGCAATACCGCGTGACGGCCGCGGTGGTCAGCATGGATGCCGAACTCGGTATACGCGCCGGCGCGGTCATCAACTGGACCGTGCAACGCGTATCCGACGGTCAGTTGACGGCCGGCCGTACGCAGGCGGAGTGGCCAGCTCCCGGCGAACTGGGAAGCCTGGTACTCGCCTACCAGCAGATCGTCACCCAGGCCGCCGCCGATATCGCGATGGCCGTGTGTGCGCTGAAGTCATGA
- a CDS encoding intermembrane transport protein PqiB: MTEPALPHSPTLPDIRRRIRWLPSLVWLVPIVAAVIGLSLLIHVLVERGPEVTVTFRSAEGLVPGKTPVRYKSVDIGLVTAVHLAPDHSHVVATIALTGDAGNFATMGTRFWVVRPRFAISGVSGLDTLLSGAYIGVDAGKSQARTRSFTGLEVPPAVTSDTSGKQFVLHAADLGSLDIGSPVYYRRVRVGQVVAYQLSPDGRDLSLRVFINKPYDKLVTADTLFWHASGVDVKLDGGGLKVNTQSLATILSGGIAFQTPDNPASREAAAEDTQFALASDQAEALKPADESSPALVVLNFDQSLRGLTPGAPVDFRGIVVGQVRSIGIEYQRDAKTFRMPVVIELYPSRMGFSRADLANKQNARSIAETMAKRGLRAQLRTASLLTGQLYVAFDFFPHAPPVKVDIDSPLPELATTPSTIDELQAKLGNIVSKVDKVPFDQIAGDLRNSMSSLNKVMNNADKLVTQLNGDVMPQVDAALRDARKTLQSADATLATDSPTQQDARRMMQELTRTATSLRALTDYLERHPEAIVRGKTNSEQP; encoded by the coding sequence ATGACTGAACCCGCTTTGCCGCATTCCCCGACGCTACCCGACATTCGCCGGCGAATACGCTGGCTGCCCTCGCTTGTCTGGCTGGTTCCAATCGTCGCCGCCGTGATCGGGCTGTCATTGCTGATCCATGTCCTCGTCGAGCGCGGCCCCGAGGTAACCGTGACCTTCCGTTCCGCCGAAGGCCTCGTTCCAGGCAAAACCCCGGTGCGCTACAAATCCGTCGACATTGGCCTGGTCACGGCCGTGCACCTTGCGCCGGATCACTCTCATGTCGTCGCCACCATCGCCCTGACAGGCGATGCCGGGAATTTCGCGACCATGGGCACCCGCTTCTGGGTCGTGCGCCCCCGGTTTGCCATCTCTGGCGTTTCAGGCCTGGATACCCTGCTTTCCGGCGCATACATCGGCGTCGACGCGGGCAAGTCGCAGGCGCGCACCCGCTCCTTCACCGGACTGGAAGTGCCGCCGGCGGTGACCTCCGACACCTCCGGCAAGCAGTTCGTGTTGCACGCCGCCGACCTCGGCTCGCTCGACATCGGCTCGCCGGTCTACTATCGGCGCGTCCGCGTCGGCCAGGTGGTGGCCTACCAGTTGTCCCCCGACGGACGCGATCTGTCTCTCCGGGTGTTCATCAACAAACCGTACGACAAGCTGGTCACCGCCGACACGCTGTTCTGGCACGCCAGCGGCGTCGACGTCAAGCTCGACGGCGGCGGCCTCAAGGTGAACACGCAGTCGCTCGCCACCATCCTGTCAGGCGGCATCGCCTTCCAGACGCCGGACAATCCCGCGAGTCGAGAAGCCGCCGCCGAAGACACCCAGTTCGCGCTCGCCAGCGATCAGGCCGAGGCGCTGAAACCCGCCGACGAATCGAGTCCCGCGCTGGTGGTGCTCAATTTCGACCAGTCGCTGCGCGGATTGACCCCGGGCGCGCCGGTCGATTTTCGCGGCATCGTGGTTGGCCAGGTGCGCTCGATCGGTATCGAATACCAGCGCGACGCCAAAACCTTCCGCATGCCGGTGGTCATTGAACTCTACCCGTCGCGCATGGGTTTCAGCCGGGCCGATCTCGCCAACAAGCAGAACGCGCGGAGCATCGCCGAGACCATGGCCAAACGCGGTCTGCGCGCTCAATTGCGTACCGCGAGCCTGCTCACGGGCCAACTGTACGTGGCGTTCGACTTCTTTCCGCATGCGCCGCCCGTAAAAGTCGACATAGACAGCCCGCTGCCCGAACTGGCCACCACGCCCAGCACCATCGACGAGCTTCAGGCGAAGCTTGGCAACATCGTCAGCAAGGTCGACAAGGTGCCGTTCGATCAGATCGCGGGGGATTTGCGCAATTCAATGTCGTCGTTGAACAAAGTGATGAACAACGCGGACAAGCTGGTGACGCAACTCAACGGCGACGTCATGCCCCAGGTCGACGCCGCGCTGCGGGACGCGCGGAAGACGCTCCAGTCGGCCGACGCCACGCTCGCGACGGATTCCCCGACGCAGCAGGACGCGCGCCGCATGATGCAGGAGCTGACGCGCACGGCCACCTCGCTGCGCGCGTTGACCGACTATCTGGAACGCCACCCGGAAGCAATCGTGCGCGGCAAAACGAACTCGGAGCAACCATGA